ACAAAAATCAAACAGCAAAGGTCAACAGGCCCTAAAACATCTCTCACTCCATTTTTATTCCATAATCTCGCGCTTTAATAGCGATAACGGAGAAACGCCATAGACCAATTAGGATAACCTTATGCTTTGCTACGACGCGACAATTTCACACTTAAACTTTATTGAGACACAATCAGAATCTGACTATGATCTACTTAATGAAGTTGCGAGTTCAGAAGACTTGTCTAGTATACTTACCATGTTACTGTTCGATGACACGCTTTCAGACAAATTAAAGCGTCAAGTTAGACAACAATTGAAAAAGTTAAAAGCAAAGAGTAAATAAATCCTATGTCTACCCCATCAAGAATTTTGCTCGTCGAAGACGACCAAGATATTGCGGAGCAGGTGCTGTTGTTTTTTAGAGCATCCGGTTTTGAAATGTTTCATATTGCAGACGGTGCCGAAGTTGTACCTTGGGTAAAGTTAAACCAACCAAATGCAATCTTGATGGATATCATGTTGCCGAACCAAGACGGCGTAGAGTGTCTGCGTCAAATTCGGGCGTTTTCTGAAGTACCTATTGTGATGCTGACTGCCAAAGTGGCAGAAGCAGACCGTTTAAAGGGCTTAGAAGTCGGTGCAGATGATTATGTATGTAAACCTTTTAGCGCCGCTGAATTAGTGATGCGCATGAAAGCGATCTTACGTCGTTGTGTGAACACCAATGCGTATCAAAAGCCTATCGAAGTAAATCGCGAAGAATTAACGGTTAAGCTGAATGGCAGTACATTAGGCTTAACCAAAGTTGAGTTTGATGTCTTTGCGCTTTTATATGATGCGCCAAACCGTGTCTTTTCAAGACAGCAAATTCTTGATTATATTCAACCGGATAACTTTGATATTTCGGATCGCGTAATCGACAGCCACATTAAAAATATCAGAAAGAAAATCAAAGGATTAGATTTATCTCCGAAAATTGTAGAGTCGGTATATGGCGCCGGGTATCGCTACAATGGTCAACAGATCACTGAATGACTAAGTGATTGAAATTTATATCTAAGGTATTATCAAAGTAGAAGAACCGATGAGATCTCAATATGCTTTGGTCAATGCTCTCCAATACGCCTGCATGGTTTAGTCTTGCGCTATTTGCAGGCGGTGCGGCTACCCTACTCCCCGTTGTTTGGGTTATGCGCAGCACTTTCAAAAATCAACTCAAGACTCAACTCGCCTCCGAGCAAGCACTTAGGTCACAACTAAGCCAAGCTGAGCAACTCGCTGAGCAATTAAGAACACAGCAACTGCAAAGTCATGGCCAACAGCAGCAATTGCAAGCAAGATTAGCTGAGCGTCAACGGCAAGCCGCTGAATATCAGCAGCTGTGGCAGCGAGAGCTCGATGCCAAGGAAGAAATTCAAGTGCATGCTCATGAGTTAGAAGTTGAAATGGCCAACCTGCAAACCTTGCTGGAGCAAAAGCAACTGAGTTTTGAGCAGCAGCTCGCGCAGCTTGAGCAAGCTAAAGTCCAGTTGAAAGAAGAGTTTCATAATCTCGCGAATCAAATATTTGATGAGAAAAGCGAGCGTTTTAGTCACCAAAGTAAAGAAAAAATCCAGCAGTTGCTGCAGCCAGTACAAGGTGAATTAAAGGGCTTTAGAGATAAAATGGAAGCTATTCATAGTGAAGAGCTTAAGCAACGGGCGTCATTGAAAACCGAATTGCTGCACTTACAAGCCAACAATAAAGCCATGACTGAGCAAGCCGATCGTTTGACCACTGCGTTACAAGGGCAAAAGAAAGCACAAGGTAACTGGGGCGAACTCATGCTCGAAAATGTGCTAGATAGTGCTGGGCTACGTCCGGGGCACGACTATCAGCGAGAAGTAAGTTTTAATACCGACGAAGGCAAGTTTCGCCCTGACGTCGTGGTTTACTTACCGCAATCTCGCCACCTTGTTATTGACGCTAAAACCTCATTGAATGCCTATACACGGTATATTAATGCCACAACCGATAGTGAAGCGAATCAAGCCATTGTGGCACACACCGAAGCCATCACTGCACGGATCAAAGAGTTGGGTAGTAAATCTTATGAGCGCTTACCAGGTCTTAACTCCCCTGAGGTGGTCATCATGTTTATCCCTGTGGAATCTGCATTTGTTGAGGCGGTTAAGCATAAGCCAACGCTTTATCAGGACGCTTTACAAAACAATGTATTAGTGGCAACGCCAACAACGCTATTGACCAGTCTTAACATCGTCAAACAACTATGGCGCTTTGAAGAGCAAAGCAAACACACCAGAGAGCTGGCGCTACGAGCGGAGAAGTTTTATAACAAGCTCAATAGCTTCCTACATAGTATGGAAGGGGTGGGCAAACAGCTTGATAAAGCAAAAGAGAGCTACGAGCGCGCGTTTTCTCAGTTGTATATGGGTAAAGGTAATTTAATTAAGCAAGCCTCTGAATTTAAAGAGCTAGGTGTTGCCGTTGTCAAAGAGCTACCCGAAGAACTCGAAGAAAAAGCCAAACTTGAGCTCGAGCCGGTAAGTTCGCTTGCTAACCACGATAGCTCGAAATAACTCTTGAAATCCAAAAAGGCCCATCGGGCCTTTGAACTGAAAGATAAAAGAATTTAACCTGAAATGATTAAGGTGCTTGGCATTTGGCATAGTCGCTGTGGCGTGGCGTATCCGAGTACAAGTGCATATAAAGCGCAAACTGATTGACATCACGCCAAACATTGCTACTGACCGGTGGGCAAAGTGACTGCTCGATATACCCCTTGAGTGCCTGTCCCGTTAATGCAAGTTTAGTCGGGATACGGATAAACACATTGATGTCATCTTTACTGGTTTTTAAATGTGAGAACTGCCAGCTTCCAACCATATACTGTTTGGTAAAGTAGCGGTTGATACGCATTTGGGATTCTTTACTAAGCTGCTGAGTAGGTGCCTCAGATGTTTCGGTAACAAATGCCCATGCACTAATCAGTGAAATCATAGTGGCTAGTACAAAAGTCCAAATTACAGCAGGTGATAGTTTATTTTTTGGCTTTATTTGAAGTTGCTGCTGGTTCGCTCTAGATTCAACAATTTTCAACCATTCAGCATGTTTAAGCGTCCGTTGTGTCATTGGTACTCTCCGTTTCTGCATGCTGGTATTTAAGCGTTGCAATATGGAGTAAAGATGGAGCGGGTAAACATCAGACCAGTGCCTGAGTGAGGTATAAGGTAGATTAAAAAATTCTTTATTATCGATGAAAGAATAATTCTAAAATCCGCGTCTTTTCTTATGAGCGATTGCTTAATCTTAGGTTGCTATTGAATAAGTAAGTACCAACATTTTAGTCGTAGGTTGAATGTGAACGTACCGCTTTTTGTGTCATTCACTTGGGTCTTTTATTCAGTCTTGATTTATCTTCATGGTGACTAAATTAAGTAATAATCGGTCTTTTACAGACTCTGCATTCAACATATTCACGGGACAAACTATGCAAATTATTAATAACAAGCTGGAAAACGCTGTTCGCAAGCCAATCTCGTTGGCTATTGGTACCGCGCTTCTTTCAACAATTTCAATTCACGCGCAAGCCGAAAGTAACAACACTGAAGCCAAAGATAGTGTTGAAGTCATCGAGATCACAGGTACGCGAAGAAGCCTTCGTAGTGTTGCCGAAAGTACGGTACCAGTTGATGTTATTTCTTTAGATGATATGCAAAGTACTGGTCAGCTAGAGCTGAGCCAAGTACTGACGACACTCGTGCCAAGTTTTAACTTCCCTAACTCGACACTCGCGGATGGTACCGATCATGCTCGTCCGGCAGTACTTAGAGGTTTAGCACCAGACCACACCTTAGTGCTAGTAAACGGTAAACGTCGTCATGCTGGCGCATTGTTGAATTTAAACGGTACCGTTGGTCGTGGTTCAACCGCGGTTGATTTAAATACGATCCCGGCTGCCGCGATTAAACGTGTAGAAGTATTGCGTGATGGCGCTGCTGCTCAATACGGCTCAGATGCCATTGCTGGCGTTATTAATATCGTGCTTAAAGATGCAGAAGAAGGCGGCAGTATTAGTGTGACCTATGGTGAACACGATACGCAGATGGCAGGTGTCCCTGACTTATTAGAAACCCGTGCAAACGATGCGGGCGATTTGGACTTTGTGCTTGGAGATGACCGTAAGCGTAACGACGGTGGTACCACAACAATTGGTGCCAACATCGGTTTTGCTTTAGGTAATGAAGGTTTTATTAATCTGTCTGCCGAATATAGAGATAAAAAACCGACTAATCGTTCAGGCTTTGATCCAAGAGAGCAATATGCTCGTGATGAAAATGGTCAACTTGACTCAAGAGAGTTTTCATTCGATCGCTACAACCACCGTTTTGGTAAAGCTGAAGTGGAAGACTTTGCACTATTTTATAATGCGGGTTACAACCTAGATGCGGAAACCGAACTTTATTCATTTGGTAGCTACTCAACACGTGAAGGTAACTCCGGTGGTTTCTATCGCCGTGCAAATGACAGCCGCAACTTAACTGCGGTATATCCAGATGGTTTCTTGCCTCAAATCGTCAGCGATGTAGATGATTACTCGTTTGCGGTTGGTGTTAAAGGCACTCGAGGTGAGTGGGATTACGATATCAGTACAAACTATGGTGTGAATGACTTCGCTTTGGGTGTCGTAAATAGTTTGAATACTTCGATGGGTGTAACAAGCCCGACTGAGTTTAATAACGGTGCTTTAGTTTATTCACAGTGGCTTGTGAATGCTGATGCTAAAACGGCATTGGATTTAGGCTTACCGGATGATGTATTTTTCACGATTGGTGCAGAATATCGCCGTGAAACCTATGAAATTGAAGTAGGTGAAGAAGCGTCTTACCTGACCGTGCTGGATGCAGAAGGTAATCCCGTTGCGGCCGGCGGTGCGCAGGTACTCGCTGGTTTCTCACCAGCAAGTGCTGTCGATGAGTCTCGTCACAATATCGCTTTATTCGCAGAGTTTGATACCTACTTAACGCAGGACTGGAATGTCGTTTTGGCGGGTCGTTTTGAAGATTACAGTGATTTTGGCAGCACCTTCACCAGTAAACTGGCATCGCGCTACGTGGTGTCGGATAACTTTTCACTACGTGGTGCAGTAAGCACAGGTTTTAGAGCGCCTTCATTGGCTCAAACGTCCTATAAGTCAATTGCTACGGTATTTGAAAATGGCGTACCGAGTGAAGTTGGTCATTTCCCTGTTGATACGCCAGCTGCAAAAGCGCTGGGTGCGAGGGAGCTTGAACCGGAAGAGTCAGTTAATATGACGGCGGGCTTTGTCTATACACTAGACGCGTTCTCATTTACGGTGGATGCTTATCGAATTGACATCAACGATCGCATCGTACTTTCTGAGAACTTGGGTGGTCCTGAGGTCATTAATATTTTGCAGCTAGCGGGTGAGCTCAATACGCAAAGTGTAAGGTATTTCACTAATGCTATCGACTCGCGTACTCAAGGTGTGGATATCGTAGCAACGTACAGTTTTGATCTTGCCGACTACGGTAATCTGCGTTTAAGCGCCGCAGTAAACATCAATGACACGGAAGTGACACATGTAAAGGCAAACCCTGCTGAGCTTGAAGCCCTAGGTGACAGCTATGAGTATTTTGCTCGTCGTGAAATTGCACGATTTGAAGATGGGACACCAAAAGACAAATGGAACTTAGCTGCAATTTGGCAATTTGGCGATTGGCAGACGACATTACGTGCCACACGCTATGGTGAAACGGTGGACTCTTCGAGCGCAGTAGAAGGCGATGAAGTATTAGACGCTAAATGGATCACTGATTTAGAAGTGGCTTATAACCTAGGTAACAACTGGAAGTTTGCTGTAGGCGCTAACAATCTA
This sequence is a window from Pseudoalteromonas piscicida. Protein-coding genes within it:
- a CDS encoding response regulator — protein: MSTPSRILLVEDDQDIAEQVLLFFRASGFEMFHIADGAEVVPWVKLNQPNAILMDIMLPNQDGVECLRQIRAFSEVPIVMLTAKVAEADRLKGLEVGADDYVCKPFSAAELVMRMKAILRRCVNTNAYQKPIEVNREELTVKLNGSTLGLTKVEFDVFALLYDAPNRVFSRQQILDYIQPDNFDISDRVIDSHIKNIRKKIKGLDLSPKIVESVYGAGYRYNGQQITE
- the rmuC gene encoding DNA recombination protein RmuC; this translates as MLWSMLSNTPAWFSLALFAGGAATLLPVVWVMRSTFKNQLKTQLASEQALRSQLSQAEQLAEQLRTQQLQSHGQQQQLQARLAERQRQAAEYQQLWQRELDAKEEIQVHAHELEVEMANLQTLLEQKQLSFEQQLAQLEQAKVQLKEEFHNLANQIFDEKSERFSHQSKEKIQQLLQPVQGELKGFRDKMEAIHSEELKQRASLKTELLHLQANNKAMTEQADRLTTALQGQKKAQGNWGELMLENVLDSAGLRPGHDYQREVSFNTDEGKFRPDVVVYLPQSRHLVIDAKTSLNAYTRYINATTDSEANQAIVAHTEAITARIKELGSKSYERLPGLNSPEVVIMFIPVESAFVEAVKHKPTLYQDALQNNVLVATPTTLLTSLNIVKQLWRFEEQSKHTRELALRAEKFYNKLNSFLHSMEGVGKQLDKAKESYERAFSQLYMGKGNLIKQASEFKELGVAVVKELPEELEEKAKLELEPVSSLANHDSSK
- a CDS encoding TonB-dependent receptor plug domain-containing protein encodes the protein MQIINNKLENAVRKPISLAIGTALLSTISIHAQAESNNTEAKDSVEVIEITGTRRSLRSVAESTVPVDVISLDDMQSTGQLELSQVLTTLVPSFNFPNSTLADGTDHARPAVLRGLAPDHTLVLVNGKRRHAGALLNLNGTVGRGSTAVDLNTIPAAAIKRVEVLRDGAAAQYGSDAIAGVINIVLKDAEEGGSISVTYGEHDTQMAGVPDLLETRANDAGDLDFVLGDDRKRNDGGTTTIGANIGFALGNEGFINLSAEYRDKKPTNRSGFDPREQYARDENGQLDSREFSFDRYNHRFGKAEVEDFALFYNAGYNLDAETELYSFGSYSTREGNSGGFYRRANDSRNLTAVYPDGFLPQIVSDVDDYSFAVGVKGTRGEWDYDISTNYGVNDFALGVVNSLNTSMGVTSPTEFNNGALVYSQWLVNADAKTALDLGLPDDVFFTIGAEYRRETYEIEVGEEASYLTVLDAEGNPVAAGGAQVLAGFSPASAVDESRHNIALFAEFDTYLTQDWNVVLAGRFEDYSDFGSTFTSKLASRYVVSDNFSLRGAVSTGFRAPSLAQTSYKSIATVFENGVPSEVGHFPVDTPAAKALGARELEPEESVNMTAGFVYTLDAFSFTVDAYRIDINDRIVLSENLGGPEVINILQLAGELNTQSVRYFTNAIDSRTQGVDIVATYSFDLADYGNLRLSAAVNINDTEVTHVKANPAELEALGDSYEYFARREIARFEDGTPKDKWNLAAIWQFGDWQTTLRATRYGETVDSSSAVEGDEVLDAKWITDLEVAYNLGNNWKFAVGANNLFDQYPQDTVSNIGYTTFNQIFPYSAFSAYNTDGRFVYGNISYRF